A stretch of DNA from Thermococcus sp.:
GCCCGTGCGGTATAGGCGCTCCTCGGCGTCGTCCATCGCCTTAAAGTCGGCAAAGCTCTTTATACCTTTATCCTTGCTCGCCTTTCTCTTTATAAGGCGCTCGAACCTTACCTCCGGGCTTGCCTCGACGTAGATGACCTTTCCGCCGAGTCTCTTAACGGCCCTTATCTCTCCCTCGGAGCGGACGCCGTCTATGACGACCTTCTCGCAGTGTCTCATCTTGTCAACGGCGAGCCTTATGAGTACGTCCTCGCCATAGGTCTCCTTGAGGTACTTCCCGAACTCTATGAGCCTGTCCCGCGTCGGCTCGGCCTTCTCAGGCAGCTCTGGAATCCACGAGTAGTCCGAGACGTTGTGGGTGAGCAGGTCTATCAGCGGGTCGCTGCAGGAAACCCTGCAGAATCCCTTCTCCTCGAAGAACTTTGCAACCGTCGTCTTTCCGGCGGCTATCTTTCCAACGACGCCCACTATCATTTTCTCCACATCCTCCAGATTAGATTCGCCCCGTCGGTCGATTCCATAAGCCCCTCATAGGTCAGGGAAGTGATGAACCTGATCAACGCCTTTTTGTCGTAGACTGTCGGCATATCGAAGCCGAAGAGATATTTCAGCTCGAAGAAGCCTATATGAAGCAGCCGGAAGGGGTTGAGAAGGGCCACTTCCCTCTCGAACCTCAGGCCGAAGGGAAAGTCAGCTAGGACGAGCTCCGCTTCGCGCTTCTCCGCGATTTTACGCAGCTTCTCCCCGTCCGGAAAAAACAGTTCCCCGGGTTCGGCCTCTATCGGCTCGTACTCCAGCCTCGGGAACGCGTACCTGATCCCAACGGCATCGTGGGGAAGGTTCAGCCTCCTGGCAAAGCCGAGCAGGGCCCTCGCGTTGAAGCTTAGGAAGACTAGCGTTTTGACGTCCCCCTTCACGTCGGGCCACTTCCTGGGCGGAAACTTCTTTTCGGCCTCAATTATCGGGAGGAGGAACTCAAGCTCCGTGCCCCTAATCAGGTTCTCGGCCTCTTCCAGCTTTCTCCTCTTTATCCCCAGGTCAAGGTTTGAATAAACGGTTACCTGTCTAACGCCGAGCCTCTCGCGGAGCTTCCCGATGACGAAGCTGTTGCCTATGACGACGCTCTTGTCGGTTCTGTCGTGGGCGATGATGAAGAGCTTGTCCCCTTCCGGGTCGTAGCGGACCTCGTCTATCCTGAACGGGCTCTCGGGAAAGCCGTTCTCCCGCCTTATTTCTGTGACCAGCTCTGATATCCCTTCGACCGTGAACATGGTCCCTCCCAAGGTATCTCCGGGGCGCTGCTTTTAAGGGTTCTTTTTGGGTTCCTTGCCTGATATTCCATATATGGAACAAAAATTTATAAATTATGGAACAAAAGTCCGCACCGGGGTTTGACCATGAGGATGAGTTCAAGGGAGATAGCTGTAATCGGAATGATGCTGGGGCTCTCGCTAATGCTTGAGGTTATTCCAGTGGAGATGCCCACAGTCTGGGGCATGAAAATAGACCTCGTAGCGGTCCCCATAATAATGGCCTACCTCATCACTGGCTTTGCCGGCGGTCTCATTGCGGTGTTCCTGCTGTTCGTTGGGCTGGGGCTCATATCATCGGCGAGCTGGCTGGGCGGCATGATGAAGGCGACTGCGACCTTCAGCGTTCTCGTCGGGCTGGAAGTATCAAGAAGGCTCACCCACTTTGACTTCGAGAACGCAGAGGGAAGGAGAACCGTGGCCTTTGCAGTCCTGGCTTTCCTGATAGGCATCGCGGTCAGGGTCCCCCTGATGGTTGCCCTGAACTACTACGTGGCCCTTGAGATATGGCTGGGCGTTCCGCAGGAGAAGGTCGTTGAGGTGGTCGAGACCTGGACTGGGGTTCCCTTCTGGATCGCCATAGGTCTGCCCAACGTCATTCAGAGTGCCATCGACGTCTTTGTTGGCCTTGCAGCAACGATCCCGGTGCTAAGGCGCGTTCCGCACCTGCTGAAGTGAAAGATGAAAAGTTGGAAAAGGGCTCATAGGTTGCCCAGTATCTCCTCTTCTTCCATCGTTCTCTCGCAGTAGTGGCAGCGCACCTTTAGGGGCTCCCGGGAGACGACGTGGAACTTTGAGACGGTGTACTCGTGGTTGCTGACGCAGTTTGGATTGGCACAGCGGAGGATTCCGCTTATCTCGTCGGGAATCTCAACCTTGAACTTCTCGGCCACCTTGTAGTCCCGCACTATGTTGACGGTGGCCGTCGGGGCGATGAGTGCTATCTTGTTGACCTCCTCCTCGCTCAGGAACCTGCCCTCTATCTTGACGATGTCCTTTCTTCCGAGCTTTCCGCTGTGGACGTTCGAGGCGAGAAGGAGGACGCCGCCGTTCGGCCTGTTGAGGCGGAGTATCTCGATGACCTTCAGCCCCTTTCCTGCCGGGATGTGGTCTATGACGGTTCCCTCTCTGATGGCGGTAACCTTGAGCTCGGCCATTCACAGCACCCCCAGAGTCAGTCCGAGGAGGGCCATCCTCACGGGAACTCCGGAGAAGACCTGCCTGAAGTAGAGCGCGTGCTCCGTTCTGTCGACCTCTGGGTGTATCTCGTCGACCCTCGGGAGGGGATGCATTATCCTGAGGCTTGCCTTGGCCTTCTTTAGAACCGCGCAGTTGACCTGGTAGCTGCCCTTGACCTTGAGGTACTCCTGCTCGTCAGGGAAGCGCTCACGCTGGATCCTGGTGACGTAGAGAACGTCCAGCTCCGGAATCGTCCCCTCCAGGTCGGTCGTCTCGTGAACCTTCACACCCCTCTCCCTGAGCTCTTCAACTATGTGCCTCGGCATCCGCAGGAGCTCCGGTGAAATCAGGTACAGCTCGACGTCGTAGAAGGCCAGGGCTTCCGCCAGGCTGTGGACGGTTCTTCCATACTTGAGGTCGCCGAGCAGGCCTATAGTGAGGCCGTCAATCCTCCCGAAAGCGCGCTTTATCGTGTAAAGGTCGAGGAGGGTCTGGGTTGGGTGCTGGTTGCTGCCGTCCCCTGCGTTGATCACCGGTATCTCGGCAACCTCCGCGGCCAGCCTCGCCGCCCCCTCCATGGAATGGCGTATGACTATTACGTCGCTGTACTGCTCGACGGTCTTTATGGTGTCTGCCAAGCTTTCGCCCTTCTTGACGCTCGTGCTGGCGGCGGAAGAGAATCCTATGACCGAGCCGCCGAGGCGGTGCATGGCGCTCTCAAAGCTTAAGCGGGTTCTCGTTGACGGCTCGAAGAAGAGCGTCGCGAGGATTTTTCCCTTCGCATATTCGAGCGAGCCTTTCTCCCTGAGCTCTGCCTCAAGCCTCTCAGCGACTTCCAAAACAAACTCGATGTCCTCCTTCGAGAAGTCCCTAACGCTTATCACGTCGCGTCCTTTCCAGTCCATAAAAGCCCTTCTGATGTAAAAATCGATGGGTTTTTAAACGTTTTTTGACATAAAATTGTCGACGGTAACGCTTTAAGCATAGGTTCGAAAATTCGATAACTTTGTTTTAGGGTGGTAGCATGAAGACAC
This window harbors:
- the pyrB gene encoding aspartate carbamoyltransferase, giving the protein MDWKGRDVISVRDFSKEDIEFVLEVAERLEAELREKGSLEYAKGKILATLFFEPSTRTRLSFESAMHRLGGSVIGFSSAASTSVKKGESLADTIKTVEQYSDVIVIRHSMEGAARLAAEVAEIPVINAGDGSNQHPTQTLLDLYTIKRAFGRIDGLTIGLLGDLKYGRTVHSLAEALAFYDVELYLISPELLRMPRHIVEELRERGVKVHETTDLEGTIPELDVLYVTRIQRERFPDEQEYLKVKGSYQVNCAVLKKAKASLRIMHPLPRVDEIHPEVDRTEHALYFRQVFSGVPVRMALLGLTLGVL
- the pyrI gene encoding aspartate carbamoyltransferase regulatory subunit — its product is MAELKVTAIREGTVIDHIPAGKGLKVIEILRLNRPNGGVLLLASNVHSGKLGRKDIVKIEGRFLSEEEVNKIALIAPTATVNIVRDYKVAEKFKVEIPDEISGILRCANPNCVSNHEYTVSKFHVVSREPLKVRCHYCERTMEEEEILGNL
- a CDS encoding AAA family ATPase, which produces MIVGVVGKIAAGKTTVAKFFEEKGFCRVSCSDPLIDLLTHNVSDYSWIPELPEKAEPTRDRLIEFGKYLKETYGEDVLIRLAVDKMRHCEKVVIDGVRSEGEIRAVKRLGGKVIYVEASPEVRFERLIKRKASKDKGIKSFADFKAMDDAEERLYRTGELKSLADYIIVNEGTLEELRRRVEEIIKEVVG